The following proteins are encoded in a genomic region of Magallana gigas chromosome 1, xbMagGiga1.1, whole genome shotgun sequence:
- the LOC136275520 gene encoding uncharacterized protein, which yields MLNKEQEIAKLGAKSIRASDLLYKDESKDLTPILYIVGHPEDITQPSILEEVSRLNRRTFIVVDEAHLVPQWGEEFRPMFRNICNLKSINSHLTSILALTATASVKVQKSIASHLTMKKPVFLRSLPVLNSNIKMTIQERPSSTGGNNRVQSAYDYIFKPVFINLLMNMNSFPLTIIYSKLKWCAYGYDLAKRILKEEMYNGTPCPENSRVVQYHSTQPENVNSQIIEDLKSNKKVKVVLATVALGMGADLRNVKHVIHAGPPTSPEVYVQEVGRAGRDGQAAEAKLYFNNSDLAEKPIDNSSFAGTKALC from the exons ATGCTCAACAAAG AGCAAGAAATTGCAAAACTTGGGGCCAAGTCCATAAGAGCATCAGACCTCCTTTATAAGGATGAGAGTAAAGACTTGACACCAATATTGTACATTGTTGGCCATCCAGAAGATATCACACAGCCATCTATTTTAGAAGAAGTTTCTCGACTTAACAGACGGACATTCATTGTTGTGGACGAAGCTCACTTGGTGCCTCAGTGGGGGGAAGAATTCAGACCAATGTTTAGAAACATCTGCAATTTGAAGTCCATTAATTCACATCTTACATCTATCTTAGCCCTTACAGCCACTGCTTCCGTTAAAGTTCAAAAATCTATAGCTTCACATCTCACCATGAAGAAGCCAGTTTTTCTCAGATCATTACCTGTTCTTAACAGCAACATTAAGATGACTATTCAAGAGCGTCCTTCTTCAACTGGTGGAAATAACAGAGTCCAGTCTGCATATGACTACATTTtcaaacctgtatttattaatCTTCTTATGAATATGAATTCTTTCCCTCTGACAATAATCTATTCCAAGCTTAAATGGTGTGCTTATGGGTATGATCTAGCAAAACGCATACTGAAAGAGGAGATGTATAATGGTACTCCTTGTCCAGAAAACAGCCGTGTCGTACAGTATCACTCAACGCAACCCGAAAAT GTGAATTCACAAATTATTGAGGACTTAAAAAGCAACAAGAAGGTTAAAGTTGTGTTGGCCACTGTTGCTCTGGGAATGGGTGCCGACCTTCGAAATGTGAAGCATGTAATTCATGCTGGCCCACCAACCAGTCCAGAAG TCTATGTACAAGAGGTTGGACGAGCTGGAAGAGATGGCCAGGCAGCAGAAGCCAAGTTATATTTCAATAACTCTGATCTAGCAGAGAAGCCTATTGATAACA GTTCCTTCGCTGGAACAAAGGCATTATGTTAG